ccccacatcatttcaaagggtgatgtccacagcacaaggaGCTGTGAGCTGATGATGTTtcggaaccaagtcactgcgctttcctccgagcacgctgtgatgctacacacCAAgcagtgtctgacttcacatggcatgtgctagtcttcaccctcctggtgttgaggcatcactagtgatagggggaaacccaataagtgggttgggtaattggtcttgcaAATGCTGGGGAATGTTGGGGGTGAACAGAGgttggctattcaacaaaaggttgtactcgttatcatgttttactgcacccaAAGTTAATTTCACACCATATTTCtcctttaaaccaaaaaaaataaataaattggggaCCCATACAGGCCCCATGGACCATGGGAATGTGTTCTCTGGTAGTTTTATTAGACCAGTGGCTCCTTAAATCCACCTGATGACCATCTATCATCTGTTTGACCCACCTTAATCGGTGCGCTGCTGAAGCGTATCTTGCGGCTTGGTGGTGGATCTTCCTCCACCGGGAGCCCCGGGGCCTCCACACAGGTGACCTCAGGCTCGTAGCAGCCCTCCTCATCATCTtcaccatcatcatcctcatcctccagCTGGCTGCCTCCGGAGTCCTCCCCCGCTGCGCTGTACATACTCACCTCCACCAGGGTGGCACCTGCCGACGAGTCATCCTTTAGGGTGGCCTCATCATCCCCACTGTCCTCTTTACTACTGCTGACCCCGACGGAGCAGCTGCCCCCCCTACTCGCCCCGCTGACCTCCACCTCCAGTACCTGGGCAGGGTCAGGTTCTGAAGTCTCGCCATTGGCGTTCTTCAGCGGCTCGGACGCTGCCTGTTGCTGCTTGGTGTCCCGTGTGGCCTCTTTTTGGAGGTCCTCCGCGGCGCCCTCCTGCTCTCGCCCCTTGCGGTTCCCCCGGTGCTCCTGGGCCGGGCTGGGCCGCGCTCTGCCTGCGCTGATCCGGGACAGGCGGTTGAGGTTGGAACGCAGCTCCGCTGCCCGCTCGAACACGGCGCTGAGCTGGCTGACGGTGGGCGACACGGCCTCGGACGCGTCCAGCCCGTCCAGCGACTCGGTGCTGCCGTTGAAGCGCGCGACCACGTCCAGGCGCCCGTGCTGGAGCCCCCCGGCCCGCTCCTTCTTCAGCGCGCTCCGGCCGCCCCCGGCATCGTCCCCCTCCGCCCGCTCGAAGATCCTCCGGGTCTCCTGCagcctggaggaggaggaggaggacgaggtgatgctgctgatggaggaggacGCGCTGATGGACGGGGTGATGGCGGGGGTGATGATGGTGGAGGAGCTCGCGCCCCCTTGCGCGCCCTCCGCGCCGAGCTTCAGCAGTGCGCCGTGGTCCACGCGCTCGTTCAGGCTGCCGGCGCGAGGCAGCGGGGCGCGCGCGGTggcggcagcggcggcggctCTGTGCGGTGctgcgggggggtccgggctcgcgCCCATCTGCATGAAGAGGCTCTTGATGCGGTGCACGTTGGAGCCGTAGGCGCGGCCGCTCGCGGCATCGTGCGGATGCAGGGGGGGCAGCGTGGCTGACGCGGCTGAGGAAGGGTCGGTCTTCATCATGGCCTTCTGGGCATCCAGAATAGAAGCCCCCCGGCTAGACCACCCGAATGACCCCCTTTTTACCCCGCCGTTAATCCCGCGGTCCTCCCATCATCgttatcatcatcctcatcatcatcagccTCAGCTTCAGCGCTCCGGCTCTCTGCGCTGCGGATCTGCGCCGCGCTCGCGCAACggggaggaggaggcggcaggAGGCAGGAACCTCCGCGCGGTCCTAGAGCGCGCTGGGTTAATTGGTCGCGTGCGCGCCCGTGTATGTGTGTACTACAGTATGTGCACGTGTGTGCGATTGCAGACAATGTAGACCTACAGTGTGTATTTATGCAGGTATTAGTACCGAACGCtagtaataaaaaagaaaataactacTGAATAAAAAATTGCTGAATTTACCAGTACACTGAATTAACCTTCTATAGCATGAAGTTTATTGAAATTTGTTGAGAGTAAAAATCAGACCACTTTTTTAGGAGCATGGGAGcttgagaaccactgcttcagCATGACTGTAATGTGGAACCAAATAGGCAAATAGGCTTTAATTGCTTTAACATTTAGGTTACAGTGTAATAAtcaataaattgaattgaattgaataatcAAAAAGTTTTCAAGACCTAgtaacagtattttatttataaagcataaAATTAAGAAtaccaaaaaagagagaaaactatttataaactttCATCAACTTTCACTGCTATGTGAAATTGTTTGACATGTCATATTTTTTTGTACACAGAAGTCTGTAATTAGGGTCCAGAAAAAGTATACAATTTTGAAATGTGTAGGAAATATGTAGGAACCCTGAGCTGTGGCCAGTTAACACATCTTCCTGCAAACCAGTGCAAATTTAACAACTGCacacttaagtacttaagtattgAAAGGCAGCAGAGCAACAGGCAGAATGGGGGCAGCCTGGTCTTATTAAAATAAGtagtaaattaaatttagatGTAGGAGAAAAGTAATACCTAAATAGATACAGATGCAGCATTTTAGCACTTAAGTACAGCAGTTAAGTAGTTCAACTTCGTTTCTCTAcatctctgtttatttattaattaatttattttttgtgtagacTAGTGTGTATACGGCATAGTGCATGCAGTGCTCCTCCAGTCCACATGGTGTCAGTAGAGGTCGGACTGTGGTGTGGCGTGCGGGGCAGCAGCAGTGTGGCAGCACATGTGGAGGAATACAGCGCGCACGAGGGGGATTTTAAGGAGGCTGATTCTGTTGTAGAGttgtttataaagtgtttataagctCCAGAGGACTCGGTAACATCTGCTTTAAACGGAACGGTAAGTCACTTAGCTTTGTTAGCGAGTTTCGTGTTGTAATAGAGACACCAGACAGCGAATGCTAcatttatttaaggtggaacggacagtcCCAGTGAGAAAAACAAGCTGATAGCTATAGTCAGGAATGCAGATTTGAAGATctgtttaacttgtttttttagcCTGATCGCGTATTGATTCTTTACTGGTGTAGACAAGCATTATTTGTGTGTCTAACGGTGGGTATTATTGATGCTAATTAGATAAGTATGGAAGCTTTCGTCAGCAGGGCTGCTAGAAGTTACAGAGCTACAATATACATCGATCAACCACAACATACACATTCTTACTGACTCTCTGTTCCTTTAATCAGCTCCACTGAGAAAATAGGAGCGTTTTGTAGTTCTACAATTGCAGATTGTATTCATAGTAttctttaatatactttattatcctgatttcatcctgttcttcaatgatcaggaacCTACTGGACcatcacagagcagatattatttaggtggtggatcagtcttagcactgcagtgattacaTCAGTTACATCTCATGTGTTGGATGTTAAGGTATTTTTCATATTATTCATACTGGTGCAGTAACCTAGCTAAAATAAAGGCTTATTTGTGTAATACAAATCCTATGAAGATTATGGACTTATTTactgatatattgcaatatcagaCTTTTTAATTGACTACCTGTGTTAAACTGAcaatgatttctctctctctctctctctctctctctctctttcattctttctttctttctctctctttttttctcttgctcccctttctttctcttgctctctccctctctgtctctctctttctctctctttctcttttttctctgtccgtctatctgtctgtctgtctgcagtgtGTGCGCTCAATATGACGTCTTTAGCCCATCAGCTGAAGCGGCTCGCTCTGCCCCAGAATGCACCTGAAGTTTTCTCGCGAAAGGAGACGGCTTCACTCCTATTCGAGCCGAAGCACGCCGCCACTTTAGACAGAGCCAGCTTCTACGCACTGGGTACCAGAGGACATTTTTTTCACCCACACACTCATTTGTTGTCATTTATGTGGCATACAGGCATAATCATtgaccaaatctgattttctgttaAACGCATATAAatgtcaccccccccccccccaattgataaaagaaacagtttgttgTTTACTTCTTTTGATGATAAAATCTAAATACAACCTACTGAAtctaaagttattttgtgtattttgtaaagtgtgtgtctgtgtaaaacTGAATTTAATTAAAACTGAATCTGTAGGGGGATAAATAAGCTGTCATATCATGGTCTATAAGGAATCTGTACTACAGGGTAAAGTGATGAGGTTGTCAGTAACAGGTTATAAATGCCATTGTCACTGTCTTGATTGGCCAGGCTGCACAGGGCTGGAGGAACTGCTGGGGATCGAATCAGCATTTGAGGAGTTTCAGGAGACGCTCTTCAGCGAGGCGTCTATGAGCCTAGAACGAAACGTGCAGACCAAGGAGGTCAACCAGAAACTGGACAAGagcatctcactcttcctcacccgCCTATCTCCCTACTTCCTTCTGAAACCAGCCCTGAAGTGTCTGGAGTGGCTCATACACAGGTAAAACACTGTCTGCACAGCGAGGAGGTGGGAACTGGAAACTATACAGTGCAGTAATATTAAATATGATGAGTAGCAGGTTTGTGTTCATGTTGTTTCTGTTGTGTGGCTGCTTTTCAGGTTCCACATTCACTTGTACAACCAAGACAGCCTGATTGCCTGTGCCTTACCGTACCACGATACCAAACTGTTCGTTAGAGTAATTCAGCTCTTCAAGATTGAGGACCCCACCCACAGATGGCACTGGCTGCATGGGCTTCAGGTAAACAGTCTATTAGGATATATAGCCACACTTTGAacttcacttactggccactttattagatactAGTAATTATTATGCTTTCTGCATTACACAGAAAATATGGACATGCATTATTATGATACTGTATTATCAATAAATTAGTTGTTTAAAATGGTCTTACTGCAGTTTTTTCTGTGTCTCATCCAAAAAAATGGTTATCTTAACAGACACACTCCACTCATCCACTCCCTATCTTAcgcttttttctttgtttttttttatcgatCTCTGAACAGAAACCTGGAGTTCCTCTGGCCAGAGGCACTCTGCTCACGCACTGCTATAAAGATCTGGGCTTCATGGACTTCATCTGCACCATGGTGACCAAATCACTGAAGGTAGGCCAAATTCACACTGGTAAAGGTTGGTAACTTTGATGTGCAGGAACTTTATTAACATAGTTCATGTGCTCGCAGGCTTATTCAGGAAGTGTTCGTGATGGACACTGTGCTCAGCTCAGGGTGATGTTTTCTTTTTACGCCGCGGCCATCGTTCCTGCTCTAGAGGCCGTGGAGAAGGTCACCGATTCCATCGTAGCCAAGCTGCTCCCCTACGTACAACTGGTAAGAAGTTAGTCTGAGACGAGTAAATGACCTGTGTATAATTATTTCATTTGGTTAATTAAAatttctgttttgctttacatGGAAGCTGCTAGAGGGCATTTCAATAGAAAGTccaaaacctgtaaagaactctttaaAGGGCAGCAGttttcatattttgcacttttccttaactaaaatacaaggaggttatttttgcactgtttaatgtatttttcacactataaggcgcacttaatatcctttatttttcccaacATTCCTCAGTgtgagttttaccagtcaggttgtatgtagtagtaaagccactccactgaagtacagcattatacaggatttTAATATTAGCtttccagcactggggctggagtagcattagccgctaaccgctatttctcctttcagaggtgtgtattatcagcttgtattctgctgctaaccctgactagcattGTTGGAGTAGCATTAACATAAGACACTAACTgctattttcccattcagaggggagtattttaggactgtagcctgctcctaacccaaGCTAGCATTGCTgaagcagttagccactaatgctaatgctccagccttagttctAGGAAAAATTgggaagcttactgtaaataaacgaaggcactttgctcacccaaataaacagtttttagaagagaaatttgtagattcacatccagcgctcgtttaactttaacgCTTaactccttgtatttcagttaagaaaagtgtaaaatatgcaaATCACAGCCAcataagagttctttacaggtttctaacagaagcaaatgtctatctactgagatttccTCTGAGAGCATCTATATGCATCCATATAGATGTACAATCTTGATTTTCCCATTGTgataatcacattaaaacagtaatttgattaatcaaccAGCCCTAGaagatgtgtttttctttttgtttaatgGGACAgcacagggcagccaatcaggaGAGAGGAGATTTGAATATAAATGAATCCAATGTTTCCACAGGGTCTGAAATCAGAGCTGGTGGACTATAAAGCTGCCACCTACATGATCGTGGCTCAGCTGTCTGTGAAGGTGGTCATGCAGCCGGAGCTGGTGGACTCGCTGGCTTCCCAGGTGAGCAGATCTTTGAGCAGGGGTCCTGCGCTGACCACCGAGGGGCTGTCCTGTCTCGTCATCCTCCTGCAGAACCAGAAGGAAGGGGTTGTCGGGCCAAAGTGAGTTAAAACTTGAGTTTCTCTTGTTTTCTGAAATTACCCCAGTTTTTGGTAAATTATCACAATGCATTGATAAGAGTGTGAAGTGGAGGAATGCattgatttatataaataaatcacaaaaaaatatggtacatcaACATGtggtttgttttaataaaatcctttttCATTTTGTCCTTCAGGCCATTTGGGTATCTTTGTGCTGTGCCCTCCCTGGTGCCCACCCTACAGGCCATATCGGCATCCTACAGCATCAGTCCTGTACTGCGGTACCTGCTGCCACATCTCATTCACGCTGCTGTCTCTCAGAATGGTAACTATTTGAAACATATTAGGGACTTCTTTTTTTGGTATCGGTTTGAACTCTTTAATAGTCCACTGTGTGATGTTTAAAATGAGACGTCCACCATTGATTATGTGagtaatttgcatatattttttttaatttttttaattttttattttttatataacacttggggcccaatcccatttctctttttttcaatgaGGGCCAAAAACTCCAGCTAGGAATTGGTTTTAACTCTTTAAGCACAcaatacagatatatagcagtgCAGAACTAAAGTAAAGTAACCTAGCTGTTGGTTAATTAGGTAACATTAGGGTTTTATCATATGTCTTCATAAAGAGGGCACATGGTGCAGTAATTCATTATTTCTGTCCACTTCTTAATTCCTTTATGAttggaagctgaaattagcttttactaGCTTTTATTGTATTAGAATTTCCAGTTGCAATGCTGCAATCCTtcaatgctgcagcctctgctgtgtgttgtaccatttaaggtggagtaCTGAGTCAAACCACTTACAATTTATTTTCTGCTTGTTGTTAAGAaaagggccataaaacattgaaactacacaataaactatggtAATAGAGACTGATACACCTACACATGGTGAAATATGCTTAAAGATGCCTGTATGTGAACAGTTCACAATGCAGCCGGTCATCTCACGAGCCTATGGCCAAACAGCAAGTGTATCTGtatcctaaaaaaaaatactatgggATGTATTTTTATGGTGTTGTGTTTGCTGTTTGTACAGATGAGCAGCAGGACCAGGGTGCAGACAGGACTCTGCACAGTCGACTGCTGGAGTCGGTTCTTCAAATGCTTCCTTTGTCTGCTGGTCTGGAGAACACGGTGGCCAGGTAAGATCTGTTTTACCCCCAATTGCTGATTCAACTAATGGCTGCAacaaatgattattttggtagtttatTAATATTCGTACTAGTGCTAATACTTGTTCAGAGGTGACTtgtatcggcctgtagtctgctgctaaccccggatagcactgctggagcatcattagcattaccagctaaccgcagcgctagttctttcgtcatttagaggtgagtatattggaatgTAGTCTACTGTgttactatactctactatagttactgtgttaaaacaagatacgtggTACGAAACGCTagctggcttaccggaacacttagggttcctcagtaaAGCTCTGTCGGGCACtaatggttagctgctaatgctaatgctccagccttttcaggagagaaatctgtgtagatcaacattcagcgcttgtttgtcttttttttttatcatggatttgtttacttagcttagctttacttaacttcctTATAGTGCcttttttaaaatgtgccttataatccagtgtgccttatgtatgaaaatagaccaaaaaatagacgtttattaatagtgcgccttataatgaggtgtgccttatagtgcaaaaaaaaatagttattttaattaTCTGATGATTACGCTGATATGAAAatatgctatatatattttttttttatttgtgctgttGTTAGTATTTAATATGGCTAATAATTGATTGTGGTTGGTGTTTGCAGGCTCCTCCTGGATGAATATGTGTCCTGTGGTTCTGAGCTCTCCTCAGACTCTGTCTCCGCCCTCAATCAGAAGCTCCAGCCAATCGTCAGACTCTTTGAGCGCAGGTGAGTTCCTTTACCAGGCCCTGCCTTGGGTCAAATTTTAAATGGCCCGTACCCTGCCATTTTCTTGTATTATATGTAAGGTTTTTATGTCATTGTCAAATCTAGTAATGTACTGAAATGGCCATGTTTAAAATAAAACCGAATAGCCAAATACTAAGCttgttttttcacattttttatttaccatgtttttcaccattacataaattaaatatcttaaatgtatttttgtattgcttttctaagtaaaaaaataatttcttcagATATCTGCAGATCTCAACAAAGTCTTATAAAgtcttacatttatttatctaaaaaaaaggcTGTAATTGGTCTTAAATCCATTCCAAAATCTTAAAAATACCACAAGACAATAAA
This genomic stretch from Astyanax mexicanus isolate ESR-SI-001 chromosome 15, AstMex3_surface, whole genome shotgun sequence harbors:
- the ppp1r9bb gene encoding neurabin-2 isoform X1, whose translation is MMKTDPSSAASATLPPLHPHDAASGRAYGSNVHRIKSLFMQMGASPDPPAAPHRAAAAAATARAPLPRAGSLNERVDHGALLKLGAEGAQGGASSSTIITPAITPSISASSSISSITSSSSSSSRLQETRRIFERAEGDDAGGGRSALKKERAGGLQHGRLDVVARFNGSTESLDGLDASEAVSPTVSQLSAVFERAAELRSNLNRLSRISAGRARPSPAQEHRGNRKGREQEGAAEDLQKEATRDTKQQQAASEPLKNANGETSEPDPAQVLEVEVSGASRGGSCSVGVSSSKEDSGDDEATLKDDSSAGATLVEVSMYSAAGEDSGGSQLEDEDDDGEDDEEGCYEPEVTCVEAPGLPVEEDPPPSRKIRFSSAPIKVFMTYSNGDYDRRNDEVDPMAASAEYELEKRVEKLDLFPVELEKDKDGLGISIIGMGAGADMGLEKLGIFVKTVTEGGAAHRDDRIRVNDLIVEVDGISLVGVTQSFAASVLRNTSGTVRFTIGREKPGEQSEVAQLIQQTLEQERWQREMMEQRYGNYIGDEDEPAAYGSDEEEEEEEDEETGSMYPSAIEVFDLAENEDALSPVEMDPEKLAHKYKELQIKHAVTQAEIQQLKKKLNHAEQDRQRWRNEKAQLERSVQENRERMEKLEGYWMEAQSLCQAVDEHLKETQVQYQALERKYSKAKRLIKEYQQKEIEFLKKQTAQRRTLEETEASHKEEAEQLKVKVEHVTDLESQVEELRSSEPL
- the ppp1r9bb gene encoding neurabin-2 isoform X3, which translates into the protein MMKTDPSSAASATLPPLHPHDAASGRAYGSNVHRIKSLFMQMGASPDPPAAPHRAAAAAATARAPLPRAGSLNERVDHGALLKLGAEGAQGGASSSTIITPAITPSISASSSISSITSSSSSSSRLQETRRIFERAEGDDAGGGRSALKKERAGGLQHGRLDVVARFNGSTESLDGLDASEAVSPTVSQLSAVFERAAELRSNLNRLSRISAGRARPSPAQEHRGNRKGREQEGAAEDLQKEATRDTKQQQAASEPLKNANGETSEPDPAQVLEVEVSGASRGGSCSVGVSSSKEDSGDDEATLKDDSSAGATLVEVSMYSAAGEDSGGSQLEDEDDDGEDDEEGCYEPEVTCVEAPGLPVEEDPPPSRKIRFSSAPIKVFMTYSNGDYDRRNDEVDPMAASAEYELEKRVEKLDLFPVELEKDKDGLGISIIGMGAGADMGLEKLGIFVKTVTEGGAAHRDDRIRVNDLIVEVDGISLVGVTQSFAASVLRNTSGTVRFTIGREKPGEQSEVAQLIQQTLEQERWQREMMEQRYGNYIGDEDEPAAYGSDEEEEEEEDEETGSMYPSAIEVFDLAENEDALSPVEMDPEKLAHKYKELQIKHAVTQAEIQQLKKKLNHAEQDRQRWRNEKAQLERSVQENRERMEKLEGYWMEAQSLCQAVDEHLKETQVQYQALERKYSKAKRLIKEYQQKEIEFLKKQTAQRRTLEETEASHKEEAEQLKVTDLESQVEELRSSEPL
- the ppp1r9bb gene encoding neurabin-2 isoform X2 gives rise to the protein MMKTDPSSAASATLPPLHPHDAASGRAYGSNVHRIKSLFMQMGASPDPPAAPHRAAAAAATARAPLPRAGSLNERVDHGALLKLGAEGAQGGASSSTIITPAITPSISASSSISSITSSSSSSSRLQETRRIFERAEGDDAGGGRSALKKERAGGLQHGRLDVVARFNGSTESLDGLDASEAVSPTVSQLSAVFERAAELRSNLNRLSRISAGRARPSPAQEHRGNRKGREQEGAAEDLQKEATRDTKQQQAASEPLKNANGETSEPDPAQVLEVEVSGASRGGSCSVGVSSSKEDSGDDEATLKDDSSAGATLVEVSMYSAAGEDSGGSQLEDEDDDGEDDEEGCYEPEVTCVEAPGLPVEEDPPPSRKIRFSSAPIKVFMTYSNGDYDRRNDEVDPMAASAEYELEKRVEKLDLFPVELEKDKDGLGISIIGMGAGADMGLEKLGIFVKTVTEGGAAHRDDRIRVNDLIVEVDGISLVGVTQSFAASVLRNTSGTVRFTIGREKPGEQSEVAQLIQQTLEQERWQREMMEQRYGNYIGDEDEPAAYGSDEEEEEEEDEETGSMYPSAIEVFDLAENEDALSPVEMDPEKLAHKYKELQIKHAVTQAEIQQLKKKLNHAEQDRQRWRNEKAQLERSVQENRERMEKLEGYWMEAQSLCQAVDEHLKETQVQYQALERKYSKAKRLIKEYQQKEIEFLKKQTAQRRTLEETEASHKEEAEQLKVKVTDLESQVEELRSSEPL